ATACTTGCAATACTGACAGGTGCAAGGATTGCCGCCAATGCGATTGACTCTGGTGTTAATCTGTTAGCAACAGGTGAAGTCGGTATTGGCAATACAACACCGAGCGCTGCCTTGATCTCTGTATTTACCGGTCACTCTGTTGAGGATGTTACCGGCCGCGGAACAGGCTTAAAAGATGATGCCCTGATTAATAAGCAAAACGTGATTAAATGCGCAATCGAAATTAATCAGTGTGACCCTGCCGCGCCAATTGACACCCTGGCTAAAATTGGCGGACTCGAAATTGCTGCGCTCGTTGGAGCAATCCTCGAAGCTTCCTATCAACGTGTACCGATTATTCTCGACGGCATCATTTCATCTGCTGCAGCAATAACCGCAGCAAAACTAGCACCCCTGTCCACTTCCTATATGATTGCTTCTCATAGTTCAGAAGAGCTTGGACAGCATCTAGCGCTTCATCAGCTTGGGCTTAAACCCAGACTTGACTTCCATATGAGACTTGGAGAAGGCACAGGTGCCGCCCTAATGTTCCCGATGGTCGAGGCAGCCCTTAAAGTCGCTGATGAAATGGCCACATTTGAACAAGCTGCAGTTACCACTGGAGACTTCTAAAATCTGCAAAGAAAGATAAAAAAGACATGTACGGCATAATCCGTTCATGTCTTTTTTGCATAATCATCGATAATGGAAACTCTTGATAGTTTAATTAGATCCCAATCTTTTGCATCAGCTTGTCACTTGCTAATACAAAATTCTTGCCGATAGCTGTCTGCATAAACGCCTGAAAAAGAATTCCGAGGTTTGCAGGGATAAGGATCACTTCGATCAACGGATATACGTTAATTTGAGATGCGATCCATCTGGCAGCTAATGACAACCCGGTAAAGAAAACCATGGAAAAAAACAGACAGCGCCGGTAGCTGGAACAATGAGAACCGCCGGTAAACACCCGTAAAGCCAAAGCAGAAAACATTATCACGAACGTATACACAATGGTACCGAATATTGCAGATACCCCTACGGTTAGAACTAATTCAATCATTACCCCAAGAAGCAAGGCTAAACCATATTCTATTTTCACTTTATGGACGGCGTCCATTTCTTCACCTTTTACCATACGATTTGTCAAATGATGTGCAACACCCTCGAGATCAAACAATTGTTCACCCATCCTCCAGTCTTTGTTTTGGAAAATGATAAGATCAATTACCTTTCTGTGGATAATGTAGAAAATATAGCCATCTAAATATAATATAATTCTATGTACCTTTGGTATTTCCTGCTAAATTGTTTGTTGAAATTACATAATAGTCCTACATGAAATGAGGATATAAAAAACGCCTCGTATTTTTTACGCGGCGTTAATCTTCGATATTATGCTATTTATTATTATTATTATGCTATTTATTATTGCACACCTTGGTTTTGCTCAAGATTATATTTGAAATCTGCGACGCGCTGGACATAACTATCTGGATCAGCTGAGCCGCCGTCTTCCATCTGCTTTTGACAGCCTTCAAGGCCGTAGTGATTAGACAGCAGCATCAGATCAAAGACGAACTCATCGGCATACCCCTGAGCAGCCCAGTAATTCCTGTAGTATGCCAACTTTTCAATATCTGACTTTGCGGTGGTGTCAATTGGGATATTATCAATTCCTTCTGCCTGATAAACTGCTAAAACCAACGCATACGATAAATTGTTTTCCTCACAAAGATTCCGGATCGTGCCCTGCGGGTCTTCCGGCAGGATTCCCTGACCCGCGGGAATCTCCTGAACGGCAGCAGACTTACCTTCTGCTTGCTGAACGGAATGAGCACAAACGGATACAAGGATAACGAGAGGGATGATAACGGATAAACTACGAATAAAACCTCTTCTTATACACATGATGCCCACCCCTTCCCATATATTTATTTCCTGGATACCTCAATCCCCTTTCGCGAAATACAATAAATTTCTTCATTCACCGTTCATATATTCTTATATATATTCTTATATATATTCTCTCCATAATATATTCTTTTTAATAGAAGAATAGTTTTGCTATCATATTTTTAAGGATATTTTTTAATTAGACGCATTTTGTTGTGTTGATCTGATAACGGGTTTATTAAAAATTTTAATTAATTATCTGGTTAAAAAATCCGCATAATGTTACAATATTTTTATCCTTCGCAGATTATTTGTAGATAAAAATTTGATAAAGGGTGTAAGAATGGACATTTTTTTAATTATTGGAATCGTTGTAGGTGCTCTTGCCGTAGTCGTAGGCATGATTGTCAAAGGAGCCAATGTAGCTGTGCTATTGAATCCAGCTGCGGCCATTATTATTCTGATCGGGACAACTGCAGCCGTGATGAACTCATTTCCAAGAAAAGAATTCTTGAACATTCCCAAAGTATTAGCTGCCCTTTTTCGAGAAAAACAACCATATGATGCTGTGTCGTTGATTGAACTTATCACCGAAATGGCGATGACAGCCCGTAAAGACGGCTTATTGTCCCTCGAACAGACCATTATGGAAATTGAAGACCGTTATTTGCAAAAAGGGCTAAGCCTGGTAGTT
The window above is part of the Dehalobacter sp. genome. Proteins encoded here:
- the cobT gene encoding nicotinate-nucleotide--dimethylbenzimidazole phosphoribosyltransferase, encoding MSSLTKFHGLKNLKNATEQELEIALQELLGGIKALDQGALAGMKSRVDAKIKPLGSLGVLEDIAQQLAGIFGTTHPKINKKAVLLMAGDHGVVVEGVSAAPQEITKQMFYSYLNGGAGINVLARNAGADVICTDIGIATPLDAPELMAYRVKNGTDNMAKGPAMTRQEAILAILTGARIAANAIDSGVNLLATGEVGIGNTTPSAALISVFTGHSVEDVTGRGTGLKDDALINKQNVIKCAIEINQCDPAAPIDTLAKIGGLEIAALVGAILEASYQRVPIILDGIISSAAAITAAKLAPLSTSYMIASHSSEELGQHLALHQLGLKPRLDFHMRLGEGTGAALMFPMVEAALKVADEMATFEQAAVTTGDF
- a CDS encoding accessory gene regulator B family protein translates to MGEQLFDLEGVAHHLTNRMVKGEEMDAVHKVKIEYGLALLLGVMIELVLTVGVSAIFGTIVYTFVIMFSALALRVFTGGSHCSSYRRCLFFSMVFFTGLSLAARWIASQINVYPLIEVILIPANLGILFQAFMQTAIGKNFVLASDKLMQKIGI